In the genome of Telluria beijingensis, one region contains:
- a CDS encoding MFS transporter, whose product MRKAVSPLLWVPTGYFTMALGYVMLTSVTAIMFKNLGMDNGRAAQYSSLLILAYTVKPLFAPFVEMYRTKKFFVLSAQVAIGMGFAGVALLMELPGYMTFLMAIFFALSFIGATQDIASDGVYVTSLDARAQSLYCGIQSLSWNIGPIVAAGGMVYLSGYLHSSVFGHDPTVFGPDWIDAWRIIFLLVGGLTLVMALWHWRTMPEGARAADTPSSVKDAGRILLDAFVTLFQKRGVWRMIAFAFLFRFSVGLLEKIGPFFMVDPASKGGLGLSNEMLGLIYGTYGLAAVLVGSLLGGLYVAKRGLKATLFVLCCAINIPNITFLVMAIYMPSSLVLVTLGVAIEKFFFGFGAVGFMIYLMQQLAPGKYTTTHYAFGTGLMGLCGMVTGVISGHLQEMMGYVAYFALVMVATIPSFLATWFAPFHHDDGSQPKAESDPEADGKTVPA is encoded by the coding sequence ATGCGTAAGGCCGTCTCTCCGCTGCTGTGGGTCCCGACCGGCTACTTCACGATGGCCCTCGGCTATGTGATGCTCACCAGCGTCACCGCCATCATGTTCAAGAACCTGGGCATGGACAACGGCCGCGCCGCCCAGTATTCGAGCCTGCTGATCCTGGCGTACACCGTCAAGCCGTTGTTCGCCCCCTTCGTCGAGATGTACCGCACCAAGAAATTCTTCGTGCTGAGCGCGCAGGTGGCGATCGGGATGGGCTTTGCCGGCGTCGCGCTGCTGATGGAACTGCCCGGCTACATGACCTTTCTGATGGCGATCTTCTTCGCCCTGTCCTTCATCGGCGCCACCCAGGACATTGCCAGCGACGGCGTCTATGTCACCTCGCTCGACGCGCGCGCGCAATCGCTGTACTGCGGCATCCAGAGCCTGTCGTGGAATATCGGCCCGATCGTGGCCGCCGGCGGCATGGTCTACCTGAGCGGCTACCTGCACAGCAGCGTGTTCGGCCACGACCCCACCGTGTTCGGCCCCGACTGGATCGACGCCTGGCGCATCATCTTCCTGCTCGTCGGTGGCCTGACCCTGGTGATGGCGCTGTGGCACTGGCGCACCATGCCGGAGGGCGCGCGCGCGGCCGACACGCCGTCCAGCGTGAAGGACGCCGGCCGCATCCTGCTCGACGCCTTCGTCACCCTGTTCCAGAAGCGCGGCGTGTGGCGCATGATCGCCTTCGCCTTCCTGTTCCGCTTCAGCGTTGGCCTGCTGGAAAAGATCGGGCCATTCTTCATGGTCGACCCGGCCTCGAAAGGGGGCCTGGGCCTGTCGAACGAGATGCTGGGCCTGATCTACGGCACTTATGGACTGGCCGCGGTGCTGGTCGGTTCGCTGCTGGGCGGGCTATATGTCGCCAAGCGCGGCCTGAAGGCGACGCTGTTCGTGCTGTGCTGCGCGATCAACATCCCGAACATCACCTTCCTGGTGATGGCGATCTATATGCCATCGAGCCTGGTGCTCGTCACGCTCGGCGTGGCGATCGAAAAATTCTTCTTCGGCTTCGGCGCGGTCGGCTTCATGATCTACCTGATGCAGCAGCTGGCGCCGGGCAAGTACACGACCACCCACTATGCCTTCGGCACCGGCCTGATGGGCCTGTGCGGCATGGTCACCGGCGTGATCAGCGGCCACCTGCAGGAGATGATGGGGTATGTCGCCTACTTCGCGCTGGTGATGGTCGCGACCATCCCTTCCTTCCTGGCCACCTGGTTCGCGCCGTTCCATCATGACGACGGCAGCCAGCCCAAGGCGGAGTCAGACCCTGAAGCCGACGGCAAGACGGTGCCGGCATGA
- a CDS encoding glucokinase, protein MQTIHYPDGPRLLADIGGTNARFALEPAPGSIQAVQTLACADHARFEDAVRFYLAGANARVRHAVIAIANPVDGDAIRMTNHHWAFSIEAARSALDLETLLVVNDFTALAMSLPTLGPGDLAPVGGGAALAGSAIGLVGAGTGLGVSGLVPSGERWIPLHSEGGHVAFSPLDEREVIVLRHAWQRYDHVSAERFVSGPGLVLIREALAMSRGMTQDRELSPSDIVTRGLSGGDALSLEAIDCFCGMLGTVAANLAVTLGARGGIYIGGGVVPRLGAYFVASPFRPRFERKGRFSEFTARIPTWLITAPYPALQGASAILADHLAQGRASAPRASTEAAHA, encoded by the coding sequence ATGCAGACGATTCACTATCCCGACGGCCCGCGCCTGCTGGCCGATATCGGCGGCACCAATGCGCGCTTCGCGCTCGAGCCGGCGCCAGGCAGCATCCAGGCCGTGCAGACGCTGGCCTGCGCCGACCACGCCCGCTTCGAGGACGCGGTGCGCTTCTACCTGGCTGGCGCCAATGCGCGCGTACGCCACGCGGTGATCGCGATCGCCAATCCGGTCGATGGCGACGCGATCCGCATGACCAACCACCACTGGGCGTTCTCGATCGAGGCGGCGCGCAGCGCGCTGGACCTGGAGACGCTGCTGGTGGTGAACGACTTCACGGCGCTGGCGATGTCGCTGCCGACGCTGGGTCCAGGCGACCTGGCGCCGGTCGGCGGCGGTGCTGCCCTGGCAGGCAGCGCCATCGGCCTGGTCGGCGCCGGCACCGGCCTGGGTGTCTCGGGCCTGGTGCCGAGCGGCGAACGCTGGATTCCCTTGCATAGCGAAGGCGGCCACGTCGCATTCTCGCCGCTCGACGAACGCGAGGTAATAGTGCTGCGCCATGCCTGGCAGCGCTACGACCATGTCTCGGCCGAGCGTTTCGTGTCCGGCCCCGGCCTGGTGCTGATCCGCGAAGCGCTGGCCATGAGCCGCGGCATGACGCAGGACAGGGAGTTGTCGCCGTCCGACATCGTCACGCGCGGCCTGTCCGGCGGCGACGCCCTGTCGCTGGAAGCGATCGACTGCTTCTGCGGCATGCTGGGCACGGTGGCGGCCAACCTGGCCGTGACCCTTGGCGCGCGCGGCGGCATCTATATCGGCGGCGGCGTGGTGCCGCGCCTGGGCGCCTATTTCGTCGCCTCTCCGTTCCGTCCGCGCTTCGAGCGCAAGGGCCGCTTCAGCGAATTCACGGCGCGCATCCCGACCTGGCTGATCACGGCGCCGTATCCGGCCCTGCAGGGCGCGTCCGCGATACTGGCCGATCATCTCGCGCAAGGCCGCGCGAGTGCACCACGTGCGAGCACGGAGGCCGCCCATGCGTAA
- a CDS encoding Gfo/Idh/MocA family protein, with the protein MTRVIRWGILGTGRIARDFANGLRATPDAVLAAVGSRSADGAASFAHAFEAPLAFGSYEELVACPEIDIVYIATPHPMHAANAILALRAGKAVLCEKPFAMNRREAGEMVALARAKKLFLMEAMWTRFMPALAEVQRVIASGEIGAVTQLHADFGFSATPDPAHRVNDPTLGGGALLDLGIYPLSIACALLGRVETVQAQAIMGETGVDLTTAFTMRHAGGTLSVCSCSLRARAPSELVVSGTRGSVRMHRMFHMAERITVDLLDGPSRTIDTPWLGNGYAHEAIEAGRCLREGLLESPAMTHDDTLAIMGLLDTIRRQIGLRYPADA; encoded by the coding sequence ATGACCCGCGTCATCCGCTGGGGCATCCTCGGCACCGGCCGCATCGCCCGCGATTTCGCAAACGGCCTGCGCGCCACGCCCGACGCCGTGCTGGCGGCGGTCGGCTCGCGCAGCGCCGACGGCGCCGCCTCCTTCGCCCACGCCTTCGAGGCGCCACTGGCCTTCGGCTCGTACGAAGAACTGGTGGCCTGCCCCGAGATCGACATCGTCTATATCGCCACCCCGCACCCGATGCACGCAGCCAACGCCATCCTCGCCCTGCGCGCCGGCAAGGCGGTGCTGTGCGAAAAGCCGTTCGCGATGAACCGGCGCGAGGCGGGCGAGATGGTCGCGCTGGCGCGCGCGAAAAAACTGTTCCTGATGGAGGCGATGTGGACCCGCTTCATGCCGGCGCTCGCTGAAGTCCAGCGCGTCATCGCGTCCGGCGAGATCGGCGCGGTGACCCAGCTGCACGCCGACTTCGGCTTCTCGGCCACGCCCGACCCCGCCCACCGGGTCAACGATCCAACGTTGGGCGGCGGCGCCCTGCTCGACCTGGGCATCTACCCGCTGTCGATCGCCTGCGCCCTGCTGGGCCGGGTCGAAACGGTGCAGGCCCAGGCCATCATGGGCGAGACCGGCGTCGACCTGACCACCGCCTTCACCATGCGCCATGCGGGCGGCACGCTGTCGGTCTGCAGCTGCTCGCTACGGGCGCGCGCGCCGAGCGAACTGGTGGTATCGGGAACGCGCGGCAGCGTGCGCATGCACCGCATGTTCCACATGGCCGAGCGCATCACGGTCGACCTGCTGGACGGCCCGTCGCGCACGATCGACACGCCCTGGCTCGGCAACGGCTATGCGCACGAGGCGATCGAGGCCGGCCGCTGCCTGCGCGAAGGCCTGCTCGAATCGCCGGCCATGACCCACGACGACACGCTGGCGATCATGGGCCTGCTCGACACCATCCGCCGGCAGATCGGCCTGCGCTACCCGGCCGACGCCTGA
- a CDS encoding porin, with translation MSKYLHYGVLALGACAAGAQAQTNVQIYARLNVSAEYVKASATTGGPRLSQQRVSGNRSVLGFRGSEDLGGGVSAIFQIEGSLSPDTGAGELARRDTRVGLDGAYGTLFAGHWATAYNTSTASLDPFYPTTAGYMSIISNGAAAAVDNVSNVYSFDRRQANSVHYWSRPWKGLGVRLTHGVAEERPANGAKPSLTSVAAIYEQGPWYATLAHERHRAYQGPGHNDSGTKLAVARRFGDTRVALLAERLEYETAAGGLDRNAFYVSVSHQMGAHGVRFGLARAGDGKGASGNRVGFVRGGADTGATHVTLGYDYTLSKRTSLYAYVTHLDNEDNASYDFAINSVDAAPGATLKGAALGMRHAF, from the coding sequence ATGAGTAAATACCTGCATTACGGCGTGCTGGCGCTGGGGGCGTGCGCCGCCGGCGCCCAGGCGCAAACCAATGTCCAGATCTATGCCCGGCTGAACGTCTCGGCCGAATACGTGAAAGCGTCGGCCACGACCGGTGGTCCGCGCCTGAGCCAGCAGCGCGTGTCGGGTAACCGCTCGGTACTGGGCTTTCGCGGCAGCGAAGACCTGGGCGGCGGGGTCAGCGCCATCTTCCAGATCGAGGGCTCGCTCTCGCCCGATACCGGCGCGGGCGAACTGGCGCGGCGCGATACCCGGGTCGGCCTCGATGGCGCCTATGGCACGCTGTTCGCGGGTCATTGGGCGACCGCCTACAACACGTCGACGGCCAGCCTCGATCCCTTCTATCCCACCACCGCCGGCTACATGAGCATCATTAGCAACGGGGCGGCGGCGGCGGTCGACAATGTCAGCAATGTGTACTCGTTCGACCGGCGCCAGGCCAATTCGGTCCACTACTGGAGCCGCCCATGGAAGGGACTCGGCGTGCGCCTCACCCATGGCGTGGCCGAAGAACGCCCCGCCAACGGCGCCAAGCCATCCTTGACCTCGGTCGCCGCAATCTATGAACAGGGGCCGTGGTATGCGACGCTGGCGCACGAGCGCCACCGCGCATACCAGGGGCCGGGCCACAATGACAGCGGCACCAAGCTGGCGGTCGCACGCCGCTTCGGCGATACCCGGGTGGCGCTGCTGGCCGAACGCCTCGAGTACGAAACCGCCGCCGGCGGCCTGGATCGCAATGCCTTCTACGTCTCGGTCAGCCACCAGATGGGTGCGCATGGCGTTCGCTTCGGACTGGCGCGCGCCGGCGACGGCAAGGGGGCGAGCGGCAACCGGGTCGGCTTCGTGCGCGGCGGGGCCGACACCGGTGCCACCCACGTCACGCTCGGCTACGACTACACGCTGTCGAAACGCACCAGCCTCTATGCCTATGTGACCCACCTCGACAACGAGGACAATGCCTCCTACGATTTCGCCATCAACAGCGTCGACGCGGCTCCCGGGGCCACCCTCAAGGGCGCCGCGCTCGGCATGCGCCACGCTTTCTGA
- a CDS encoding serine hydrolase domain-containing protein, with protein MKALLVAVVTMFLAGCTSAPRNADPGFADSDIEALMARGQVVGLALAVIDEGQVVKVASYGKRNLERGLPLQPDTVMYGASLTKTAFAYMLLQLASEGRLDLDAPLTKLLPKPLPEYRLGERRDFSDLAGDERWRQLTPRILLTHAGGFANFRWLEPDEKLRFHFSPGERYAYSAEGMYILQLIVEQGLGLDAGAEMQARVFDRLGMPNTSMQWRPDFAANLADGYTLEGKMVPHDERGSVTAAGSMDTTIADQARLWAALVRGDAISPQLRAEMVRPQLPITSAGQFPTLVSRPGAPVPHLAAGLGVVTFRDRSGPGWFKGGHNDSTGNMAICLEARRRCVVMLSNDVRAERLFPAIARMALGENDMPWGWEYGWYGTPPRP; from the coding sequence ATGAAAGCACTGTTGGTGGCAGTCGTAACGATGTTCCTGGCTGGCTGTACGAGCGCGCCGCGCAACGCCGATCCCGGTTTTGCCGACAGCGACATCGAGGCCCTGATGGCGCGCGGCCAGGTGGTGGGGCTGGCGCTGGCGGTGATCGACGAGGGGCAGGTGGTCAAGGTGGCGAGCTACGGCAAGCGCAATCTCGAACGCGGCCTGCCGCTGCAGCCCGACACGGTCATGTACGGCGCCTCGCTGACCAAGACCGCCTTTGCCTACATGCTGCTGCAGCTGGCGAGCGAAGGCCGGCTCGACCTCGACGCCCCACTGACGAAGCTGCTGCCCAAGCCGCTGCCCGAGTACCGGCTTGGCGAGCGCCGCGATTTCAGCGACCTGGCCGGTGACGAGCGCTGGCGCCAGCTCACCCCGCGCATCCTGCTCACGCACGCGGGCGGCTTCGCCAACTTCCGCTGGCTCGAGCCGGACGAGAAGCTGCGCTTCCACTTCAGCCCCGGCGAACGCTATGCCTATTCGGCCGAAGGCATGTACATCCTGCAGCTGATCGTCGAGCAGGGCCTGGGACTGGATGCCGGCGCCGAGATGCAGGCGCGCGTGTTCGACCGCCTGGGCATGCCCAATACCAGCATGCAGTGGCGCCCCGACTTCGCCGCCAACCTGGCCGACGGCTACACCCTCGAGGGCAAGATGGTGCCGCACGACGAGCGCGGCAGCGTCACCGCCGCCGGCTCGATGGACACCACCATCGCCGACCAGGCGCGCCTGTGGGCGGCGCTGGTGCGCGGCGATGCGATCAGCCCCCAACTGCGCGCCGAGATGGTGCGCCCGCAACTACCGATCACGAGCGCCGGCCAGTTCCCGACCCTGGTGTCGCGGCCCGGCGCGCCGGTGCCGCACCTGGCCGCGGGCCTGGGCGTGGTCACGTTCCGGGACCGCAGCGGGCCTGGCTGGTTCAAGGGCGGACATAACGACAGCACCGGCAATATGGCGATCTGCCTCGAGGCGCGCCGCCGCTGCGTGGTGATGCTGTCCAACGACGTACGCGCCGAGCGCCTGTTCCCCGCCATCGCGCGCATGGCGCTGGGCGAGAACGATATGCCATGGGGCTGGGAATACGGCTGGTACGGCACGCCGCCACGGCCCTGA
- a CDS encoding GH1 family beta-glucosidase has product MTKSPNFDFNNDFPSDFTWGVATSSFQIEGAHNVDGKGPSIWDIFCQDKANIKDGSDGTVACDHYHRYREDVDIMASLGVDAYRFSLAWARVQPDGKGAWNEAGFGFYDRLLDALAEKNIRPHATLYHWDLPQRLQDDGGWLSRDTAHRFADYAHEVARRFGDRIEAIATHNEPWCTANLGYGNAQFAPGVVDLRQSIQVSHHLLLSHGLAMSAMRDVGSKAQLGIVLNQWTADAATDSPEDRALAEFEYARSVQWFMDPIFKGHYPELALRGHGANAPRVADGDFDIIKQKIDFLGSNYYFRSWCSAATPPVPAPAPHGVTDMGWEIFPEGLPELLIKLKNEYPDLPPVYITENGMANPDVVENGRVHDPARIAYVRSHLAALKQAMDAGVDVRGYFLWSLLDNFEWNSGYAKRFGIVHVDYATQQRTLKDSALWYREFIANRIKT; this is encoded by the coding sequence ATGACCAAGAGCCCCAACTTCGATTTCAACAACGACTTCCCATCCGACTTCACCTGGGGCGTGGCCACCAGCTCGTTCCAGATCGAAGGCGCGCACAACGTCGACGGCAAGGGGCCGTCGATCTGGGACATCTTCTGCCAGGACAAGGCCAATATCAAGGACGGCAGCGACGGCACCGTCGCCTGCGACCACTACCACCGCTACCGCGAGGACGTCGACATCATGGCCTCGCTGGGCGTGGACGCCTACCGCTTCTCGCTGGCCTGGGCCCGGGTCCAGCCTGATGGCAAGGGCGCCTGGAACGAAGCCGGCTTCGGCTTCTACGACCGCCTGCTCGACGCCCTGGCCGAGAAGAATATCCGTCCCCACGCCACGCTGTACCACTGGGACCTGCCGCAACGGCTGCAGGACGATGGCGGTTGGCTGAGCCGCGACACCGCGCACCGCTTCGCCGACTACGCCCATGAAGTGGCGCGCCGCTTCGGCGACCGGATCGAGGCGATCGCCACCCACAACGAACCGTGGTGCACGGCCAACCTCGGCTACGGCAACGCCCAGTTCGCGCCCGGCGTGGTCGACCTGCGCCAGTCGATCCAGGTCTCGCACCACCTGCTGCTGTCGCACGGCCTGGCGATGAGCGCCATGCGCGACGTCGGCAGCAAGGCGCAGCTGGGCATCGTGCTGAACCAGTGGACCGCCGATGCGGCCACCGATTCGCCTGAAGACCGCGCGCTGGCCGAGTTCGAATACGCGCGTTCGGTGCAGTGGTTCATGGACCCGATCTTCAAGGGCCATTACCCCGAACTGGCCCTGCGCGGCCATGGCGCCAATGCGCCGAGGGTAGCCGACGGCGACTTCGACATCATCAAGCAGAAGATCGACTTCCTCGGCTCGAACTATTACTTCCGCAGCTGGTGCAGCGCCGCCACCCCGCCGGTACCGGCGCCGGCGCCCCACGGCGTCACCGACATGGGTTGGGAGATCTTCCCGGAAGGCCTGCCGGAATTGCTGATCAAGCTGAAGAATGAATACCCCGACCTGCCGCCGGTGTACATTACCGAGAATGGCATGGCCAATCCCGACGTGGTCGAGAATGGCCGGGTCCACGATCCGGCACGCATCGCCTACGTGCGCAGCCACCTGGCGGCGCTGAAACAGGCGATGGATGCCGGCGTCGACGTGCGCGGCTACTTCCTCTGGAGCCTGCTCGACAACTTCGAGTGGAATTCGGGCTACGCCAAGCGCTTCGGCATCGTGCACGTGGATTACGCGACCCAGCAGCGCACCCTGAAGGACAGCGCACTGTGGTATCGCGAATTCATCGCAAACCGCATCAAGACTTGA
- a CDS encoding heme-degrading domain-containing protein, which yields MPQDATVSLDFLLREEKLLQFDRFDQDTATALGAALVARARAASRPVTVEITQGDTVLFAHAMPGASPDHADWIRRKNNLVKRTGHSSFYTHNEVRQAGGDHDRLPGLDMRDYAAHGGAYPIIVRGRGVIGTVTVSGLPGADDHALAVAALKDHLGIGEQP from the coding sequence ATGCCCCAGGATGCCACCGTCTCGCTCGACTTTCTTCTGCGCGAAGAGAAGCTATTGCAGTTCGATCGCTTCGACCAGGACACCGCGACTGCCCTCGGCGCCGCGCTGGTGGCCCGCGCACGTGCCGCCAGCCGGCCGGTGACGGTCGAGATCACGCAGGGTGACACGGTGCTGTTCGCGCATGCGATGCCGGGCGCCTCGCCAGACCACGCCGACTGGATCCGGCGCAAGAACAACCTGGTCAAGCGCACCGGCCATAGCTCCTTCTACACCCACAACGAGGTGCGCCAGGCCGGCGGCGACCATGACCGCCTGCCTGGCCTGGACATGCGCGACTACGCGGCCCACGGCGGCGCCTATCCGATCATCGTGCGCGGTCGCGGCGTGATCGGCACGGTGACCGTCTCGGGCCTGCCCGGCGCCGACGACCATGCGCTGGCGGTGGCGGCACTCAAGGACCATCTCGGTATCGGAGAACAGCCATGA
- a CDS encoding hybrid sensor histidine kinase/response regulator, whose translation MKILLTTHAVPAGAALACLFLALTALLGWGLHSPALIGASTGSPQMYPLTAAGFVCAAASVLLQLHPVRPVARAGRVPALLVLALGIGCAAMRLLDWAPAPLSLGLGAASSAWSLPALLTAGLFVVLGASLALVGARRTVGAAQALAAGVLLFSLLTLASFAAEDTILYQLLPGRGTSLRTALAFLLAAGAVLALRPDQGTMAALASPTPSSRTLRRLMAPLVLTPIALGMVATAAVRDADPGIDLTTMIWLFVWGLLVILIAVVWRFAYQLYRQDLTRAMAERERNEALEALRLADERKNEFLAMLAHELRNPLAPISTAAGLLKSVYASDPGAVRRTSEIIARQVEHMVHLVDDLLDVSRVTRGMIELKREQVDLRQVVGAALEQVQPLLDAKRQRLRTELPESRLLVEGDTKRLIQVLANLVNNAAKYTPEEGSVLVIARMQGGEAVLLVRDDGIGIAPELLPDIFGLFTQARRTPDRAEGGLGLGLALVRNLVELHGGMVHADSAGPGHGSTFTITLPRLEAPPAPVATTAAAPQRARRAAASHLLVVDDNADAATSLALLLEADGYRVEVEHAPHPALRRVLAQAPDACILDIGLPDMDGRELARRIRTGLKERTPLLIALTGYGSDADRQAALDAGFDHYLVKPANMQQLAALLSVQASAG comes from the coding sequence ATGAAGATTCTCCTGACAACCCATGCCGTGCCTGCCGGCGCGGCGCTCGCCTGCCTGTTCCTCGCCCTCACCGCGCTGCTCGGCTGGGGCCTGCATTCGCCTGCGCTGATCGGCGCCAGCACCGGTTCGCCGCAGATGTATCCGCTCACCGCTGCCGGTTTCGTATGCGCGGCCGCCAGCGTCCTGCTGCAACTGCATCCGGTGCGCCCGGTCGCGCGCGCCGGCCGCGTGCCGGCCCTGCTGGTGCTGGCGCTCGGCATCGGCTGCGCCGCGATGCGCCTGCTTGACTGGGCGCCGGCGCCGCTGTCGCTGGGCCTGGGCGCCGCATCCAGTGCCTGGAGCCTGCCGGCGCTCCTCACCGCCGGCCTGTTCGTCGTGCTCGGCGCCAGCCTGGCGCTGGTGGGCGCTCGGCGCACGGTCGGCGCAGCCCAGGCCCTGGCCGCCGGTGTGCTGCTGTTCTCCCTGCTGACCCTGGCCAGCTTCGCCGCCGAAGACACGATCCTGTACCAGCTGCTGCCCGGCCGCGGCACCTCGCTGCGCACGGCGCTGGCCTTCCTGCTGGCCGCGGGCGCGGTGCTGGCGCTACGGCCGGACCAGGGCACGATGGCGGCGCTGGCCAGTCCCACGCCGAGCAGCCGCACCTTGCGCCGGCTGATGGCGCCGCTGGTGCTGACTCCGATCGCGCTGGGCATGGTCGCCACCGCCGCGGTGCGCGACGCCGATCCGGGCATCGACCTGACCACCATGATCTGGCTGTTCGTCTGGGGCCTGCTGGTGATCCTGATCGCCGTGGTGTGGCGCTTCGCCTACCAGCTGTACCGCCAGGACCTGACCCGCGCCATGGCCGAGCGCGAACGCAACGAGGCGCTCGAGGCGCTGCGACTGGCGGACGAGCGCAAGAACGAGTTCCTGGCCATGCTGGCGCACGAGCTGCGCAATCCGCTGGCGCCGATCAGCACCGCCGCCGGCCTGCTGAAAAGCGTGTATGCGAGCGACCCGGGCGCGGTACGGCGCACCAGCGAGATCATCGCGCGCCAGGTCGAGCACATGGTGCACCTGGTCGACGACCTGCTCGACGTGTCGCGCGTCACGCGCGGCATGATCGAGCTCAAGCGCGAGCAAGTCGACCTGCGCCAGGTGGTCGGCGCCGCGCTGGAGCAGGTGCAGCCGCTGCTCGACGCCAAACGCCAGCGCCTGCGCACCGAATTGCCGGAAAGCCGGCTGCTGGTCGAGGGCGACACGAAGCGCCTGATCCAGGTGCTGGCCAACCTGGTCAATAACGCCGCCAAATACACGCCCGAGGAAGGCAGCGTGCTGGTCATCGCGCGCATGCAGGGCGGGGAAGCGGTACTGCTGGTGCGCGACGACGGGATCGGCATCGCCCCCGAACTGCTGCCCGATATCTTCGGCCTGTTCACCCAGGCCCGGCGCACGCCGGACCGGGCCGAAGGCGGCCTGGGCCTGGGGCTGGCGCTGGTCAGGAACCTGGTCGAGCTGCATGGGGGAATGGTGCACGCCGACAGCGCCGGACCGGGCCACGGCAGCACCTTCACCATCACCCTGCCACGCCTGGAAGCGCCGCCGGCGCCCGTGGCCACGACGGCGGCTGCGCCGCAGCGTGCGCGCCGCGCAGCCGCATCGCACCTGCTGGTGGTGGACGACAACGCCGATGCGGCGACCTCGCTGGCGCTACTGCTGGAGGCGGACGGCTACCGGGTGGAGGTCGAGCACGCACCGCACCCCGCGCTGCGCCGTGTGCTGGCGCAGGCGCCGGACGCCTGCATCCTCGACATCGGGCTGCCCGACATGGACGGCCGCGAACTGGCGCGCCGGATTCGCACAGGCTTGAAAGAGCGCACGCCGCTGCTGATTGCGCTCACCGGCTATGGCAGTGACGCCGACCGCCAGGCCGCGCTGGACGCCGGCTTCGACCATTACCTGGTCAAGCCGGCCAATATGCAGCAGCTCGCGGCGCTATTGAGCGTTCAGGCGTCGGCCGGGTAG
- a CDS encoding universal stress protein has product MPEPTTPPGLLLATDLSARCDRPLERAKQLADAYSVPLVTLTVHEAPQAPGEVLQWMDDDASREREQGARAELAREFGASGLTVSHRFAGGATAAAILDTAATMPGAIVITGPSRHDTLGDLLLGSTVEKLARALAQPLLVVRQRMRGPYRSIMVAIDFTPASKLALETAARLLPQARITAFHAHDADKLAPDAPPRAAFIRFLDACALDPGARARVTPAIGEGDPASQLARHVVDNSIDLAVFGLHEESALMRLLTGSRSEHLLQEVVCDTLLVRAGEQNEQT; this is encoded by the coding sequence ATGCCAGAACCCACTACGCCCCCCGGATTGTTGCTTGCGACGGACCTGAGCGCCCGCTGCGACCGGCCCCTGGAACGCGCCAAGCAGCTGGCCGATGCCTATTCAGTTCCGCTGGTGACCTTGACGGTGCATGAAGCACCCCAGGCGCCCGGCGAAGTACTCCAATGGATGGACGACGACGCTTCGCGCGAGCGTGAGCAAGGCGCGCGCGCGGAACTCGCGCGCGAGTTCGGCGCTAGCGGGCTGACGGTCAGCCATCGCTTCGCCGGCGGCGCCACTGCCGCTGCCATCCTAGACACCGCGGCCACCATGCCGGGCGCGATCGTGATCACCGGCCCCTCGCGTCATGACACGCTCGGCGACCTGCTGCTCGGCTCCACCGTCGAAAAACTGGCGCGCGCGCTGGCCCAGCCGCTGCTGGTGGTGCGCCAGCGCATGCGCGGTCCCTACCGCAGCATCATGGTGGCGATCGACTTCACGCCGGCCTCGAAGCTGGCGCTGGAAACCGCCGCGCGCCTGCTCCCGCAGGCCCGCATCACGGCCTTCCACGCCCATGACGCCGACAAATTGGCGCCCGACGCGCCGCCGCGCGCCGCATTCATCCGCTTCCTCGACGCCTGCGCGCTGGACCCTGGCGCGCGTGCGCGCGTGACTCCGGCGATCGGCGAAGGCGACCCCGCTTCCCAGCTGGCGCGCCACGTAGTGGATAATAGTATTGACCTGGCCGTATTCGGCCTGCATGAAGAATCGGCGCTGATGCGCCTCCTGACGGGCAGCCGCAGTGAACACCTGCTGCAGGAAGTCGTATGCGACACATTACTCGTGCGCGCTGGAGAACAGAATGAACAAACCTAA